The genomic region GGTTGGAAATCAGGGTTGACGCGCAACGTGCCAGCCACAATCAGAATAGAACCTGCGTGCGAGTACACGCGCGTGCCCGGCTGCATGGTGAGCGTGCACGTCGAGTCGACCCGCAGTGAATTATAGATGACGTGGGGCTTGTCGTTGGTCCAGGTGGTGTTGCAGGGTAGGGTTTCGCCGTTGTGGAAGTAGGCGTTTTGCCCGTAGGCTACCAGCGATACTTGCTGATCGTTGCCGTTGGTACGAAACCGCAGCTCATCCGTCACGATAAACGGTTTGACGTCGCCAGGCGTTGGGTCGATGGTAGCGCGCACCAGCACCAACAGGCTGTCACGCCCCCTAATTTCCACATTGTTGATGCCGGGACCCGCATCGCCGCCCACCAGCAAGCGGTAGGGCGAGGTGGCGGGGTTGGCCAAGGTAATTTGCTCCACACGCACGGCGCGGGGGTTGCGGTTGTATACCCACAGCCGCCGCGTAGCCGTGCCCGTGCGCACAAACACGGTATCGAACAGCACCGTATCCCGCGAGAACTCCAGCCGCGCACTGCTATCCGTCGTCACGATATCGGCCTTGGGCTCACAGCCGGGTAGCAGAAGCAAGGCGAAGCTCAGCAGGAAAAGCAGGGGCAGGAGGTAGCGCATGAGGCTACAAAGGTAAGGGGTTTTGAGGGTGTGAGGGTATGGGGGTAGGAGGGTAAGAAGTATGTCATCCTACCCCCATACCCTCACACCCTCCTACCCTCAAACACTGTTTACGGCATGTACTGGCGTACTACCTCCACGAAACGGTGTAGCTTCTGGCTATCCAGCTGCCCATCGGAGCGGACGCCGCTGCACACGTCTACCCCAAAAGGGCGCACGGTTTCGATGGCCTCGCGCACGTTCTCGGCGTTCAAGCCGCCGGCCAGAAACACCGGAATATCCAGCGCCTCGCGGATACGGCGGCTGATGTCCCAGTTGTGCACCCGACCGGTGCCACCCAGCTCCTTCACGGGTAGCTTGGGGTTGCCCGAGTCGAGCAGGATGCCATCTACGTGCGGAGCTACGCGCTTGGCTTCGTCAAACGCCTCGGAGCCATTCACGTGAATGACTTGCACCAGACTGATGCCGGGTAGGGCCGTGCGCAGGTCTTTGTAGGTGCCGTCGCTCAGAGCATCCACAATTTGCAGCGTGTCGGCGCCGGTACGGCATTGGTGCGCAATAATGGCCTGCGTAGTGGTTTCGCTGGTGAGCAGAAACGACGCCACTGAGGGCGGCGTGCGGCGGGCCAACTCCCGCACCAGGTCATCGGGGATGATGCCGGGGCCCCTGGGCATGCGGGCCACCAGCCCCAGGGCGTCGACGCCCAATCCCACAGCTATTTCCAGTTCCTGCCGCGTGCTGATGCAGCAGATTTTGATGCGCGGACGCAAAGTAGGCTTCATACCCTGAGTTAGCGTAACTATTCGGGATTAGAAAGGATTACGCTGATTTTTTGTAGAAAAGGCTGCACGGTCCCATCCGGCTGTCGTCCTCTCTCCCATCCGTCATCCTGAGCGCAGCGAAGGACCTTATCACGGCAGAACGACAAGCGTAACAACGACTTGTTCTAAAGTAAAAAGGTCCTTCGCTCCGCTCAGGATGACGGATGGGAGAGAGGATGCAAGAAAAAATCCAAGAAGTTCTCCTAAAACCGCCGCTTAAATATCTTTCGGGTTTTCATGGTGTAGAACTCTGCGATGCCCTGGCGGGTGAACTGCGCGCTCCATGTTCCCATGGCCTCGCCTACCCGGTAGCCTAGCGGCACGCGGGGGTAGCGCTGCCGAATCAGGGCCAGATCGGTCGGCGCCACATCCGTTTCGGTGCCGTGGCAGCGCAGGCAAGCAGCATCTGTAACCAGCAACGCCCGTTCGTAGGTGAGCACTTCGCCTGAAGTTCGCTTCACTGTTCGGCTGGTATCGGCAGCCTGGCTGGGGCTGGTACCGGGGGTGCGGCGTGTATGGCTGAGCGTACCCTGAAGCACCCGCGCCACCGAATCGGTAGCGGCAAAGGCAGCACCGTGGCCGGCGGGTAGAGCCTGGGCCACGGGGCCAGCTTGCAGCAAAGCGGCCACCTGCTGGCGTAGGGCACGGTCGGCAGTGCGCGTGAGCGAATCGCCGGCCCAGCGGGTAGCGCGCAGCAGGTCGGCGGGCAAAATGCGCTTCACCTGGTGATTTTCGGCCTCCACGGCCAATTCTTTCGTGTTCGAGAGGTGCTCTACCTGGTCGGGACGACAGGCTGACAGCAGGAGCATCCCTACCCCACCCCACATTCGCAAACGCATACGCACAAGGCTATAAGAATCTACTGCAAGATACGAAGCTGCTCCGGGTCCCCTACCCTATCGGTTCAGCAAAAACTCCCGTAGCGCTGTGTATTCTGCCGGCAGTGGCACCCGCTCGATGGGGCGCTGCATGAGCGGCTCCAGGGCTGCCGGGAGCGGCACGGCCTCACCCAGCAAGGGCTCCACTACCTCCCGGAACTTCACCGGGTGTGCCGTTTCGAGCAAAAAGCCGCCTTGGGGCGTGGGGTGCGCTGCCAGATGGCGTTGTAGCGCGTTATACGCTACGGCCCCGTGCGGGTCCAGCAGGTAGCCGGTTTCGGTGTGTACTTGCTGGATGGTTTGCTCCGTTTCGGCATCTGTGATGGAGTAGCCCGTCATCAGCCCAGTGATGCGCGTGTGCTCTGCCTCGAACAGCGCCAGAATACGGCCGAAGTTGCTGGGGTTGCCCACGTCCATGGCATTAGAAATAGTGGCCACGGCTGGCTTGGCCGCGTACTCGCCGCTGAGCAGGTAGGCAGGCACCGCGTCGTTGGCGTTGCAGGCTGCCACGAAGTGCGCCACCGGCAGCCCCGACACGTGCGCCAGCAGCCCGGCGCACAGGTTGCCGAAGTTGCCGCTGGGCACTGCCACTACCGGCGGTAGTTGCGGTTGCCACTGTTGCCAGGCCAGGCAGTAGTAAATCTGTTGGGGCAGCCAGCGCGCCACGTTGATGGAGTTGGCCGACGTGAGGCGCTGCTGTTGCATTAGGTCCACATCGGCAAAGGCCTGCTTCACAAGGCGCTGGCAGTCGTCGAAGTTGCCCTGAATTTCGAGGGCCGTGATGTTCTGGCCCAGCGTAGTAAGCTGGCGCTCCTGCAAGGGGCTCACTTTACCAGCGGGGTAGAGAATGACCACTTCTACCCCTTCCACGCCCAAAAAGCCATCGGCCACTGCTCCGCCTGTATCACCAGAAGTGGCTACCAGCACTGTTACGGGCGCCGTTTCCTGCCGCGAGAAGTAGCCTAGGCATCGGCTCATAAAGCGTGCCCCCACATCTTTGAAAGCCAGGGTAGGCCCATGAAACAGCTCCAGCGCCGCAATCTGCTCCGTGATGGGTGCCAGCGGAAACGGGAAATTGACCGTTTCGGCGCAGATGCGGCGCAGCTCCTCTTCCGGAATGGCGTCGCCCACGTAGGGCGCCATCACCTGGTAGGCTACTTCGGCGGCGGGTAGGGTTTTCAGCGTCAGCAGAAAATCAGCCGAGAAGCGCGGAATGGTTTCTGGGAAGTATAAGCCGCCGTCGGGCGCCTGACCCTGGATGGTTGCCGTGCGGAAATCAACGGCCGGCGACTGGTGGTTGAGACTATGGTAGTGCATATTCAATTCAACGTTCAAAATAGTGGGATTTCAACCTGCTCGGTGGACCTCACCACCCGCACGCCCTCAGTGTTCATGCGCGTGACGTAGGTGAACTGCGCGATGCTCAGCCGGTCGTACACGGCTTGCATGGCGGCGGCCACGGCGCGGGCAGTGGCTTCTTCCTGGCTCAGCATGAAGATAGATGGACCCGAGCCCGAGATGCCGCCGCCTAAGGCCCCAGCTTCGCGGCTGGCGGCTTTCACCTCGGCAAAACCCGGAATCAGAATGCTGCGCACGGGCTCCACGATAAAGTCTTCCAGGGCGCGACCTATTAAATTGTAGTCTTGCAGGCAGAGGCCGGCCACCAGCCCGCCCACGTTGCCCCATTGCCGGATGGCGGTGGGTAGGGGCACCTGCCGCTTCAGAATGGCGCGGGCATCGGCGGTTTTCACTTCAATCTGCGGGTGCACCACCGTTACCCACAACGGGGGGGTAGGCAGCGGCACAATATCGAGCGGGGCGGTGCTGCGGATGAGCGTGACGCCCCCGTACAGGCACGGCGCAATGTTGTCGGCGTGCTGCACGCCCGAGGCCACTTCTTCCCCAAACATGGCAAATCGCACCAGGTCTTCCTTGCTGAACCGATTGTTTAGCAGCGCGTTGGCCCCTACCACTGCACCCGCCGCACTGGCCGCGCTGGACCCGATACCGCTGCCCGGCCGAATGGCCTTGTTGATGCGTACCTCTATCCCTACCCCCGGTGCTTCGCGCAGCAAGGCCAGCAGCGCCCCGCCCGCCACGTTGCGTGTGGGCTCGGTGGGCAGGTCGAAATCGTCTTCGTTGATAATGGTAACGCCAGGTGTGTCGGTCAGGCGCAGGTGCATAGTGTCGGCGGGCTCGGCCAGGGCAAAGCCCAGCACATCAAACCCGCAGACCATATTGGCCACGGTGGCCGGAGCCAAAACGGTAACAGACATTTCTTGAAGGGTTGAAGGTTGAGTTGGGAGGGTTGGGGTGAATTATGCAGAACGCCCTGCTGAGCTTGCCAAAGCAGCTCTACCGTGAGTAATCCCTGTCGATTTAGAAGTATCGCCACGGTAGAGATGCTTCTACTTCGCTACGCTCAGCAGGACGTTCTAAACTCAGTCCTTACTACTGTCGCGTGGCGCGCATGATGTCGGCGAAGACTCCAGAGGCGGTTACGTCGGCGCCGGCGCCTGCTCCCTTCACCACCAGCGGCTGCTCGGGGTAGCGGGCGGTGTAGAATAACACGGCGTTGTCTTTGCCTTGCAGGGAGTAAAAATCGTGGTCGGGGCCGACGGCTTGCAGGCCCACGGCGGCGGCGCCATCAGTATAGCGAGCCACGAAGCGGAGCTGCTTGCCGGCGGCGGCGGCCTCGCGGTAGAGACGCTGGAAGTGCGGCTCCTGGTGGGCCATTTCCTGGTAGAAATCCTCTACGCTACCTTCCATACACGAGGCAGGCAGGAACGCTTCGTTTTCGATGTCGCTCATTTCCAGCTCCTGCCCGGCTTCGCGGGCTAGAATCAGAATTTTGCGGGCCACGTCTACCCCGCTTAGGTCGAGGCGCGGGTCGGGCTCAGTGTAGCCCTCGTCCTGGGCCTGGCGCACCACGTCGGCAAAGGGCCTCGACGCATCATAGTGGTTGAACACGAAGTTGAGCGTACCCGACAGCACAGCCTCAATGCGTTGCACTTCGTCGCCGCTGCGCGTGAGGTCGTTGAGTGTACCAATGATGGGTAGGCCCGCGCCCACGTTCGTTTCAAACAGAAACGACGCCCCAAACTCCCTCGACAACCGTTTGAGCTGCTGGTAGTAGCTCAGCTCGGCCGAGCCGGCAATTTTGTTGCACGCTACCACAGCCGCGCCCCGGCTCAGCAGCTCAGGATAGCAGCGGGCCACCTCACCGCTGGCTGTCACGTCCACAAAAATGGTGTTGCGCAGGTTGCGGTTTTTGATGACTTGCAGGAAGTCGGCCAGCTTGCCTTCTTCGCCCTGAGCCAGGGTGTCACGCCAGCTACTGAGCTCCAGGCCTTGCTCGGCAAAGGCAAACCGGCGGCTGTTGGCCACGCCCACTACCCGCACTTGCAGACGCAGGTGGCGCAGCAGGTAGGCCCGCTGCCGCGAGAGTTGCTCCAGCAGTTTGCCGCCCACGTTGCCGGTGCCCACCACAAACAGGTTTACCTGCTTGGTCTGCACCTCAAAGAATGACTCGTGCAGCACGTTGATGGCCTTGCGCACGTCCTGCGTCCGCACCACCACCGAAATGTTCTTCTCCGACGAGCCCTGCGCAATGGCCCGAATATTCACCCCATTGTTACCCAGCGCGTTAAACAGGCGCCCGCTCACGTTGGGGTGGTCCTTCATCTTCTCGCCCACCAGCGCTACGATAGCCAAGTCGGCCTCTACGACCAGCGGCTCTACCTTGCCGGAGCCTATTTCAAAGGCAAACTCGTCGTCGGTGGCGGCTTTGGCGCTCACGGCATCGGCGGTGCGCACGGCCACGCAAATGCTATACTCCGAGGAGCTTTGGGTGATGAGAATGACGTTGACTTTCTCCCGTGCCAGGGCCGCAAACAACCGCATCGAAAAGCCCGGAATGCCTACCATGCCGCCGCCCTCCAGCCGCAGCAGTGTGATTTGCCCAATGCTGGAAAGGCCGCGTACCACCTCGCCAGTAGCGGGTGGCGCCACCTCTACGCGGGTGCCTTCGTCGGCGGGTGCAAAGGTGTTTTTGATGAGCAGCGGAATACCGCGCTGCCGCACCGGCTGGATGGTAGGCGGATACAGCACCTTGGCCCCGAAGTGCGACAGCTCCATGGCTTCCTGGTAGCTGATGCGCGGAATGGGTCGAGCCTGGCGCACCAGGCGTGGGTCAGCCGTCATCATGCCGCTCACGTCGGTCCAGATTTCCAGCACTTCGGCTTCCAACGCGCCGGCCAGGATGGCAGCCGTATAATCGGAGCCACCGCGACCCAGGGTGGTGGTAGCGCCTTGCGCATCCGAAGCAATAAAGCCCGGCAGCACATACACCGCGTGCGGGTGGTTGCGCACGTAGGTCTGGACTTGCCGGTTGGTGGTCTGAAAATCTACCAGCGCATTGCCGAAGTTGCTATTCGTGCGGATCAGCTCGCGGCTGTCGTGGCAAACGTGGTCAATACCGCGCACCTGCAAATTGGCCGCCACCAGCCGCGCCGACAGCAGCTCCCCGAAGCTCATGAGGCGGTCCAGCGTCCGCACCGACAACTCACCCAGCGCAAACACGCTGTCGCAGAGCGTTTCCAGGTCGTTGCATTCCTGCTTCACCCGGCTCAGCAGACTGCTCTGGCTGGTGACGGGCGCCAGCTCCTTAGCCGCCTCCAAATGGCGCTGCTCAATGGTTTGCAGCAGCTGCCGGTAGCTTTCATGCCCAGACGCCGCTTGCTGGCCGGCCATAATCAGCGCATCGGTGGTGCCACCCAGCGCCGATACTACTACCACGGTAGGACCGCGTTGCGCGGCCTGCGCTACCAGCTCGCCTACTTGTTGGATGGTCGCCGCCGTGGCTACTGAAGAACCACCAAATTTCAGAATCTGCATGTTGGGTAAGGGTCTTGGGACTTGGAATCTTAGGGTCTTGGTTTGCTAAGACGGTCGGAATGGATGAGTATACATGCGAAAAAGCAGCGCTTCGGGAGGGTGGCAACCTCTTGTCAGGAGGGTGGCACCGGCGAAGGGCTGCTCAGGAAATGTAGAAAGTGAGAGGTAGAGCAGCCCCGCTAACCGGTAATAATACCGGTAGTGGCTGTCGGTGTCATGGTAATGACCGTCAGGGTAGGAAAAAGCGGACCGATGGCGGCAGAAGGACGCATGCGTGCTCTAAGGTTCGGGCCAAAGCTAGAAAAGATTTGTTACCAACCAAATTCACGATTCGTCGTCCCTACATTTTCCAACAAACCACGAAGGGAACAACCCCGCTGGTTCCGCGTGTTAGTTTATGTACCTTTGCGTATATAAATATAATTCTCTGACAGGCAGATGCTAGATAAACTGGAGGCCATCCAACAGCGCTTCAACGACGTGAGCGAGCAACTCACGCAACCTGAAGCCATGAGCGATATGAAACGCTTCAAGGCCCTCAATAAAGAATACAAGGACCTGGGCAAAATCGTGACGGAGTACAAAGCCTACCAGCAGGTACTCAGCAACATCGATAATGCCAAGGAGGTAATTGCCACCGAAAAGGACCAGGACTTCCGCGAGATGGCCAAGGCCGAGATGGACGAGCTGCTGCCCGAGCAGGAGCGCCTGGAAGCTGTTATCAAGGAGCTGCTGATTCCGAAGGACCCCAACGACTCCAAGGATGTGATTATGGAAATCCGGGCCGGGGCCGGGGGCGACGAGGCGGCCATCTTTGCCGGCGACTTGCAGCGCATGTACATGCGCTTCGCCGAAAAGCAGGGCCTGCGCATGGACCTCATCGACGCTACCGAGGGCACCTCAGGCGGCTACAAGGAAATTGTGCTTTCGCTGAAAGGCGAAGACGTGTACGGCAAGCTGAAGTTTGAGTCGGGTGTGCACCGCGTGCAGCGCGTGCCGGCCACCGAAACCCAGGGCCGCATCCACACTTCGGTAGCTTCTATTGTAGTGATGCCGGAAGCAGAGGAGCTAGATATTGAGCTGGATATGAACGACATCCGCAAGGACTTGTTCATGTCGTCGGGCCCCGGCGGGCAGTCGGTAAACACTA from Hymenobacter aerilatus harbors:
- a CDS encoding phosphoribosylanthranilate isomerase, encoding MKPTLRPRIKICCISTRQELEIAVGLGVDALGLVARMPRGPGIIPDDLVRELARRTPPSVASFLLTSETTTQAIIAHQCRTGADTLQIVDALSDGTYKDLRTALPGISLVQVIHVNGSEAFDEAKRVAPHVDGILLDSGNPKLPVKELGGTGRVHNWDISRRIREALDIPVFLAGGLNAENVREAIETVRPFGVDVCSGVRSDGQLDSQKLHRFVEVVRQYMP
- the thrC gene encoding threonine synthase, giving the protein MHYHSLNHQSPAVDFRTATIQGQAPDGGLYFPETIPRFSADFLLTLKTLPAAEVAYQVMAPYVGDAIPEEELRRICAETVNFPFPLAPITEQIAALELFHGPTLAFKDVGARFMSRCLGYFSRQETAPVTVLVATSGDTGGAVADGFLGVEGVEVVILYPAGKVSPLQERQLTTLGQNITALEIQGNFDDCQRLVKQAFADVDLMQQQRLTSANSINVARWLPQQIYYCLAWQQWQPQLPPVVAVPSGNFGNLCAGLLAHVSGLPVAHFVAACNANDAVPAYLLSGEYAAKPAVATISNAMDVGNPSNFGRILALFEAEHTRITGLMTGYSITDAETEQTIQQVHTETGYLLDPHGAVAYNALQRHLAAHPTPQGGFLLETAHPVKFREVVEPLLGEAVPLPAALEPLMQRPIERVPLPAEYTALREFLLNR
- the thrA gene encoding bifunctional aspartate kinase/homoserine dehydrogenase I, with protein sequence MQILKFGGSSVATAATIQQVGELVAQAAQRGPTVVVVSALGGTTDALIMAGQQAASGHESYRQLLQTIEQRHLEAAKELAPVTSQSSLLSRVKQECNDLETLCDSVFALGELSVRTLDRLMSFGELLSARLVAANLQVRGIDHVCHDSRELIRTNSNFGNALVDFQTTNRQVQTYVRNHPHAVYVLPGFIASDAQGATTTLGRGGSDYTAAILAGALEAEVLEIWTDVSGMMTADPRLVRQARPIPRISYQEAMELSHFGAKVLYPPTIQPVRQRGIPLLIKNTFAPADEGTRVEVAPPATGEVVRGLSSIGQITLLRLEGGGMVGIPGFSMRLFAALAREKVNVILITQSSSEYSICVAVRTADAVSAKAATDDEFAFEIGSGKVEPLVVEADLAIVALVGEKMKDHPNVSGRLFNALGNNGVNIRAIAQGSSEKNISVVVRTQDVRKAINVLHESFFEVQTKQVNLFVVGTGNVGGKLLEQLSRQRAYLLRHLRLQVRVVGVANSRRFAFAEQGLELSSWRDTLAQGEEGKLADFLQVIKNRNLRNTIFVDVTASGEVARCYPELLSRGAAVVACNKIAGSAELSYYQQLKRLSREFGASFLFETNVGAGLPIIGTLNDLTRSGDEVQRIEAVLSGTLNFVFNHYDASRPFADVVRQAQDEGYTEPDPRLDLSGVDVARKILILAREAGQELEMSDIENEAFLPASCMEGSVEDFYQEMAHQEPHFQRLYREAAAAGKQLRFVARYTDGAAAVGLQAVGPDHDFYSLQGKDNAVLFYTARYPEQPLVVKGAGAGADVTASGVFADIMRATRQ
- a CDS encoding homoserine kinase, whose amino-acid sequence is MSVTVLAPATVANMVCGFDVLGFALAEPADTMHLRLTDTPGVTIINEDDFDLPTEPTRNVAGGALLALLREAPGVGIEVRINKAIRPGSGIGSSAASAAGAVVGANALLNNRFSKEDLVRFAMFGEEVASGVQHADNIAPCLYGGVTLIRSTAPLDIVPLPTPPLWVTVVHPQIEVKTADARAILKRQVPLPTAIRQWGNVGGLVAGLCLQDYNLIGRALEDFIVEPVRSILIPGFAEVKAASREAGALGGGISGSGPSIFMLSQEEATARAVAAAMQAVYDRLSIAQFTYVTRMNTEGVRVVRSTEQVEIPLF
- a CDS encoding c-type heme family protein → MRLRMWGGVGMLLLSACRPDQVEHLSNTKELAVEAENHQVKRILPADLLRATRWAGDSLTRTADRALRQQVAALLQAGPVAQALPAGHGAAFAATDSVARVLQGTLSHTRRTPGTSPSQAADTSRTVKRTSGEVLTYERALLVTDAACLRCHGTETDVAPTDLALIRQRYPRVPLGYRVGEAMGTWSAQFTRQGIAEFYTMKTRKIFKRRF
- the prfA gene encoding peptide chain release factor 1: MLDKLEAIQQRFNDVSEQLTQPEAMSDMKRFKALNKEYKDLGKIVTEYKAYQQVLSNIDNAKEVIATEKDQDFREMAKAEMDELLPEQERLEAVIKELLIPKDPNDSKDVIMEIRAGAGGDEAAIFAGDLQRMYMRFAEKQGLRMDLIDATEGTSGGYKEIVLSLKGEDVYGKLKFESGVHRVQRVPATETQGRIHTSVASIVVMPEAEELDIELDMNDIRKDLFMSSGPGGQSVNTTYSAVRLTHLPTGIVAQCQDQKSQLKNFDKAMQVLRSRIYEIELAKKNEAEGAARKSMIGGGDRSDKIRTYNYPQGRVTDHRIGYTVYNLPSVMDGNIDDFVEQLRLAESAERLKEGVA